The Hymenobacter swuensis DY53 genome includes the window CGCCGGCCGGCCGTCTGGAAACCGTAGTGCGCGATGCGCGTCTACTCTGGCCCGATTCGTTTGGCCTCGGCCCCGACGGCTACCTCTACCTCACCGCCGCCCAGATTGAGCGCACGCCCAAGTGGAACAACGGCCAGGACCGGGTGGAATACCCGTTCCGCCTGTTCCGAATGAAGCTGCCGTAACCGCTTCCCGATTTTGGGTAATCTTTGCGGCTCGCGCGGCCCGGCTCCAACGCAACGGTTGGGGCTGGGCCGCGTCTGTTAGCCCTCTTTTCATCCCATCTTCCCTGCATGAACCCGATTTTCCGTTCGGCTACCCTGGCCGCTTTGCTGGGCCTGGCCGCGCCGGCCCTGGCCAAAGGCCCTAAGGAGCTGACCTACACTGTGAGCATGGACCCTGCCACCAACAGCAATGCCTTTCAGGTAAAACTGGAGCTGCCCAAGCTCAAAAAGGACCAAGCCATCTACCAGTTTGCGGCCACCGCGCCCGGCACCTACCAGGTGATGGATATGGGCCGCTTTGTGAGCAACTTCCAAGCCTTCGACGAAAAAGGCAAGCCGCTGGAAGTAAAGCAGCTCAACACCAATCAGTACCAGCTCAGCCAGCCCGACAAAACGCGCGAAATCCGCTACACCATTGCCGAAACCTGGGACACCCCGGTGAAGGAGCACAACATCTACCGCATGTGCGGCTCCTCGCTGGAAATCGACCACGCCCTGCTCAACGGCCAGACGCTGCTGGGCTACCCTCAGGGTATGCAGGCCGCCCCGCTGCGCCTGAAGCTGCAATACCCCAGTGGCTGGAAGGCCGGCTCGGTGCTGCAGGCCGATAAGGACGGCTACTACCACTTGCAGGACTACGACCACGCCGTGGATTCGCCCATTCTGCTGGGTCGCCTCACCGAAGCCAACACCAAGCTGGGTAACGCCGACGTGGCGCTCTACTGCTACTCGGCCACCGATAAGGTGCAGGCCGAGCCACTGCTGGGCTACATGCAGAAGATGCTGACCGCCGCCCAGAGCTTCTTCGGGGGCCAGCTGCCGGTGCAGCGCTACGCCTTCCTCTACCACTTCGCCGACCGCTCGGCCGGGGCCTGGGAACATTCCTACAGCTCCGAGTACGTGCTGCCCGAGCAACCCCTCACGCCCGAGTCGGCGCAGGGCGTGGTAGATATTGCGGCCCACGAGTTCTTCCACGTGATGACGCCGCTCAACATTCATTCCGAGGTGATTGAGCAGTTCAACTTCGTGCAGCCCACCGGCTCCGAGCACTTGTGGCTCTACGAAGGCACCACCGAGTGGGCCTCGCACATGATGCAGCTACGCGGCGGCCTGGTGCCCCTGGACGACTACCTGAGCACCCTGCACGACAAAGTGCAGTATGACCGGACCCGCACCGATACTACCTACAGCCTAAGCCGCCTGGGCCTGAATTCCTTCTCCGACGAAGGCCAGCGCCAGTACGGCAACATCTACCAGCGCGGGGCCCTCACGGCTGGTCTGCTTGATTTGCGCCTGCTGGAGCTGAGTGGCGGCAAGCGCGGCCTCCGCGACGTGCTGCTGCAGCTGGCCAAGCAGTACGGCCCCAACAAGCCCTTCAGCGAAAAAACCTTCTTCGAAGACTTCACCAAGCTGACGTACCCTGAAATCGGCGACTTCTTTAAGCGCTACGTGCAGAATGCCGAGCCGCTGCCTTTGGCCGAATACTACGCTAAAGTGGGCGTAAACTATCAGCCTATTGTGCATACCGGTAAGCAAGTAGCCACGGTGGGCGCTATTGGGCTGGCTCCGCGCGAAGCCAATGTGTACTTCACCCGCGTAACCGGTCCGGTGGCTGCCGCCGGCGTGCAGGTAGGCGACCAGCTGGTGGCCGTGGATGGCGTGCGCAACGACTTTACGGGCCTGCGCCGGGCCGGTAGCCGCGCCCCCGGGTCCGAGCTGCCGCTCACCATCAGCCGCAGCGGCCAGGAGCAAACCGTACGCGTGAAGCTGGGCAGTACCGAAGAAGTGAAGCGCTACGTGTTCACCCAGAATCCTACTGCCACCGCCGCCCAGCTGGCCCTGCGGGAAGCATGGCTGAAGAACCTGTAACTGGCAGATAGAAGAATATAAAAAGGCTTCCGGACAGTACGTTTGGAGGCCTTTTTGCGTAAAAACGAGAAGGGTAGCCTGTGCTGTGTGTGGCGCTATTCCTTCTGCAGTTAATCTAAAACCGTCATTTCGGGCTTATTAAGAAACCTCGCATGCTGACATGGTACTGGTATCACCGTTACTTTGTGGGATATAGTATACACCGTTCCCCAAACTGCTAAACTGCCGCATGAAGATCCGGGAGTTCTTGTTCGGAAAGCTTGTCTATGTGCAGGACAAAGTAGTTGGTCAGCTGCAGTGGATAGCTACTGACCGCAAAAGTGCCGGCTATTTTAAAGGAGCCTGCACATTCGGGCCCACCGGGCATACACTCGATATAAGCTTCGATGCGCCACGCACTGGCCCCACAGCGGCACAAAAGGTTTTTTATCATGCTATTGAGACACATTACCCTCAACTGGCCGACCTCGCCCAGGTGCTTATTGTGGCTGAATTTCGCAACTGGGAACCCGGCTTCACGGTGCATGATTTTCAGGCCGAATTCTGGCCGGTTGGGTTGCATATTCCATTACTGACAGAAAACCAGCCAGTAGGATGGGAGCTTTTCTTTGAAACGCACCACGACCCGAACCATACGGTTACCGTCCTCTGGCGCAATTTCGACCCGTACTTTGTTCGGATAGACGGCTAACCTACCTCTCCTCAACCTATGCCAACCACTGCCATCCCCAAGAAGATCCTGGCCCGCCAGTACGAAATAACTGCCGACTTCACCCGGCTGGTACATGCCCACGTTGATGATCTGGTGGCCGGGCGGGCCACGGAGGCACTGGAAATCCGGGATTTTGCTGGCCAGCTGTGCATTCATCCTACCCACCTCAGCAACACGCTCAAGCTCACGACCGGCGAAGCGCCCTGCGCTATTTATGAGCGCAAACTGGTGGCGGAATCCAAAGCACTGCTGCTCGACCCGCGCCTGTCAGTGGCGGAAGTGGCCGCCCGGTTGACCTACGACCCGTCTAACTTCACCAAGTTCTTCAAGCATTTCGTGGGCACCACACCCCGGCAGTACCGCGAGGAACTGTGGGCCGTGCAACGGGAGTCCAGCGCGGCGTGATCTGCTTATCCTGTTCAAGAGGTTTTAGGATGCTTATCAGTTTGATGCATGAAGAAATTGCTGGGTTCCCTTCTGTTTGCACTGCTGGTTTTGCTGGTTTACTAGCTGGTTTCTACGTTGTTCGGCCGGGGGGATTATGTGTACGAACGACTTCCTCAGGTCAAAGTCGGGATGAATCAATCAGAAGTAATTGCGCTGTTAGGCAAGCCGGATACAGCATATGTCTGGCCTGGTGAGCCAGCTGCGCAAGTGCTGGAATATGCTATGGGCTTTGGCGCGCCAGATGCTGCCCGTGTCTTTCTAGAGCATGATACGGTAACTGGCGTGACGTATAACCAATGAGCCAACGCCTACTGCCTGACGGTATGATAAGATGTAAAAACGGAAACTGTCACCAGTTAAACTGAACTACTCACCAGAGCGCGGCGGCTCCCGAGCCCGACCTTTGCCGTATCACTTAACCCAAGAACGCGCATGAGCACCAGCAAAATAGCCCTCGTAACCGGCGGTAGCCGTGGCCTCGGTAAGAACATGGCCCTGAGCCTAGCCGGCAAAGGCATTGATGTCATTCTGACCTATCACAGCAAAAAAGACGAAGCTGATGCCGTAGTAGCCGAAATTGAGGCGCAGGGCCGTAAAGCTGCCGCCCTGCAGCTCGACGCTTCCGACACTACGTCCTTCGACGGTTTCTTTGATCAGGTGAAGGCCGCGCTACAGGCCACCTTCAGCACCGATACGTTCGATTTCCTCATCAACAACGCGGGTACGGCCCTATATGCCATGTTCGCCGATACCACGGAGGCGCAGTTTGATGAGATGGTTAATGTCCACCTAAAAGGGCCGTTTTTCCTCACCCAGAAGGCCCTGCCGCTGCTCAATGACAGTGGGCGGATCATCAATATCTCGTCGGGACTGGCACGGTTTTCCAATCCCGGGTCTTCGGCCTATGCCAGCATGAAGGGCGCTATTGAAGTGCTGACCCGCTACCAGGCCAAGGAGTTGGGTACCCGCGGTATTGCCGTAAATACGGTAGCCCCCGGGGCCATTGAAACCGACTTCGGCGGTGGCATGGTGCGCGACAACAAGCAGATCAACGACCACCTGGCCGGGGCCACGGCCCTTGGTCGGGTGGGGCTGCCCGATGATATCGGTCCGGTGGTGGCTTTCCTCTGCACTGAGGACGCTAAATGGGTGAATGCGCAACGCCTGGAAGCTTCCGGCGGCATGTTCATCTAACCAAACGCCGGCAACGCGCCAAGCGGCGAAACGCACAGTGGCCCGTATCCAGCCTCCCCGGCCGGGTACGGGCCACTGTCGTTAGGGTAGTCGGTTAGAAGATCTGTACGTTGAAATGCACGCCGCCGTACTCGCCCATGCGCGTATCAATGGGGTAGGCCCCGCGCTTGATTTTGATGGCGTGTGCACCCAGCGCATCGGTTTCGGGCTGGGCCACGAAGAACTCCTCCGTGGGCCGGATGGTTAGCACTTTCACTTCCGGGTCGAAGGGCGTGAGGAACTGCACATCAAGGCGCTGCTGCCGTAGCGTGAGACGCACGCGCGGCGTGCGCAGGGAGGGGCCGCCGGTGCGCTCCGTCATGTCGGGCGTGGAGGCGACGCCACAGGCTCCCTGGCCCCACAGACATTGCTCATACTGAGCATAACCCCGCATGTAGGAGTCGGTGGAGGTGGTGCGGGCCACGGTGCTGTTGGCTGCCGACGTTTGGCTAATTGTCTGGCTGGGGGTGATTTCCTGTTCGCAGCCGCAAAGCAGGAGCAGGCTGAGAGGAAGAAGTTTGGTCACGTGTGTAGAATGGTTAGGTGGGAAAAGAACGGGGGCAAGATAGAAATTTGCCGTAGAGCGTATCACGGAATAACAAAAAAAGACCAACCGGCTGGTTGGTCTTTTCAGGAGTGTTAATTTCGTTTAAAACGTGTTTCTGGGTACTTTAAACGTGAAAAAGCGGGCGGGCTGGATTCCAGATACCCCAGGGTATCATAAGAAGAACAAGCAGTAGTGCAATTAAAAACCAGGTAAATGCCTTCCTGTGCTTCAGCACGGGGTCGGTGGATTTTTTGGATAAGGTCCGGCCTACCTGAGCGGCTATTACCGCCAGCAACATACCCACTAGGTGCTCCACGGCGAAGAACCGGCTGGTAGGGTCCTTCATTACGGCACTGCCCGCCGTTTCAAAAGCCTTAACGCCCACCGGGCTGATGAAATACAGAATAATCCCCAGCAGCAGCTGCAGGTGCATGGAGCCTACAAAGGCTGCGCCCATGCCGTTATCGGCCCCCACGTAGGGCTTACGCCCCTGCCATCCAGAGAAAGCGCGGAAAATGGCAATCAGGCCAAAAATGAGAACGAGCCAGCGCGTCCAGGAGTGGAGGAGAAGTACAGGTTGGTACATGAACAGAAAAGGTCAGAAGGTGAAGTGGAGGCGGTAAAGGTCGGGGCTAGCGGCGAAATTGCTACAGCTTGGAGCATAAATTCTGGCTTCCGACTCTATTTAGAGGCTTCAAAAAGAGAAGGAGCCGGCTCGTGCTTATGGCCTTCGAATGAAAAAATCTTCTCCGGCACAAACTGCTCGCCCTCTTCCCGCAGAATAGCCAGATTAGTGACGGCCAGCTTTAAGTTAAATGTCTGATGGTTAAGGTATTGCATTACGGGGCCCAGCAGCTCGGGCGTGGTATCATGCAAAGCCAGGGAAATATGGGGCAGCCAGCAGTCGGGGCCGCTGAATTTATCGGTGCGCAGGCACAGCGGCGCCGTGGCCCGCAGCACCCGCCGGTGCAGATGGTTGAGCGCATCGGAGCGCAGTACTGGGATATAGATGACCGGATTGGGCCCCGGGAAAACACCCAGGCCGGTAGTATGGGCCACGAATGGCTGCGTATGGCGGGCCACGTCGCGCAGTACCTGCTTCAGGGCGGAGAGCTTACGGACGCCGGCCAGCTGGTAGGTGATGTGCGGATCGGGGGTGGCCTGCACGTCATCAAGCCCGAATTCCGACTCCAGGCTCTTAATCAGGCGGTTGATCCGATCCGCGTTCTGGGCGTTCAACAGGGAGGTTATAGCAAGCATCGGTCTTTTAACTGGAAGCACGTACGATTAGTTGGCTGGCTGGCGAATCCGGCCACCGGAAAGCTGGGCCTGGGCTACTACCGATAGCACATTACCGCTTCGGCGTATGGGCCGGAGTTGCGCCGGTAGCAGCGACGTAAGGTCGTCGGGAACCGAGAGCATACAAAGTGGGACAGCAGGAAAACAGGTGGTAGCTCGGTAAAGCGAAGGTAAGATTTCCAGGCTGATTAGGCCGTTGGCTGGATGCAACCAGACTAGGACAAAAGATGTACATACCGCTAATAGTCCCTGACTGCCCTTCCGCAAGTCCTGCCGTGCCTACCCAACCTGTCTTACCTTCCGTTGCTGTTCCTGCTTCTCGCCGCCGTTGGGGCCATTGGCTGCTGGTAGTGGTAGGGTTATTGGCCGTAGGAATATGGGCCGGACTCACGTTCTGGCTCGACCCCTGGTTGCGCCGCGCGCTGCAGGAGAAAGTACAGACCGCCAGCCATGGCCGCTACCAGTTGCGCATCGGTGAGCTGCACACCAGCCTCTGGCACCGCCGCGCCGAACTGCGCGCCCTGCACCTGCGCACCGTCGGGCGTACGGCTGATTCGGCGCGGCTGCCGCAGGTGGAAGCTACGTTGGGTACGCTACAAATAGCGGGCGTTGGCCTATGGCAGCTGCTCCGGCGCAGCGAAGTTCCGCTGGATAGTGTGACGCTTAATGCTGTGACCGTGCAGCTGAGTGGCTGGCCCCAAAGCGCGTCCGCGTTGCCCCTGCACCGGCAGTTGCCAATAGAAGGGCTGCTGATTGGCAAAGTAGTCGTGCGGCACGCCCAGGGTTTGTACGGTGCGGCAAATACACCTGCCGTACGAATAGGGGATGCGACTTTGTTACTCTGGGATGTGCGATTCAGTGCGGCCGGCGCGGCCGATTCCAGCCGTATCGGGTACGCGGCGGCCGTGGCAGTGGAGGTCCGCAACCTGATGGCCCAGGTGCCCGGCCACCAGCTGCGCCTGCGCCGCCTGATGGCAGCCTCCGGGTCGCGGCGGCTGGAAGCCGATTCCATGACCATTCATCCGTTGCAAAGCATCACCTCCCGGCGAAGCCGCAATGTGCGGGTGAGTCTGGCCTTGCCTCGGCTGGTACTGACCGGGGTAGATGCCGCAGGCCTTACGCGCCGGCAGTTTCAGGCCGATTCGTTGTGGGTTGCCTCCCCCCGGATGGCCCTGACGCTGCCCGCCCGCAAACCACCCGCGCTGCACGAAGCACTGGCCCCGTATCTGCGCCAGTGCCAGTTGAAAACTTTAGTAGTTACCAATGGGCAGGTGCGAATAGCCGGTACAGAGCTGGCCCCGGCCGTGGCCGATGTGCATATCACCGGTTCCCGGGTGCAGGTGTTGCCGTATGCTGGCCGGCCGGTGGGCATGTACTACGCGCAGGCCTGGCGGGTACAAACCGGCCGCGCCACGGCCACGCTCAACGCGCCGTACTACCACCTGGCTTGGCAGCGGCTGCGTGCCGATACACGAGCGGGCCGGCTACAGCTGACGAACATAGCGTTAATGCCCACGATGTCGGTGGTGGAGCTGGCGCAGAGCAAGGGCCATCAGGCGGCCCACGTAACGGCTCGTATCTCTGAGCTGGCACTTACCGGGCTCGATTTCCCGGCGGCCCTGAACCAGGCGCAGCTGCGGGCTGCTACTCTTACAGTGCGTGCTCCCCGCGTCACTACCCGGAGCGACGGGCGCTTTCCGATCAATCCGGCCATTTCCCGCGTGACGCCCGAGGCTCTGGGGCGGGTGCCGTTCCGCTTTGCTCTGCAGCTGCTACAGGTCAGGCAGGCCACTATCACCATGCTGTACCGGTCCCCACGCAGCCCACAGCCCGGCTCCCTACAGATAACCCGGTTTGCGGGTACGCTGCGCAACCTCAGCAACGACCCGCGCCGCATGAATGCCACGCACCCTCTTACCGGGGAGGCCAGCGGCCGGCTCCAGAATCAGTGCCTGGCCCGCCTGACGCTGCGGGCAAATCTGCTGGACCCGGCCGGGCGGCATACCGTTACGGGTGTGTTCGGGGCAGCTCCTTTAGCCATCCTCAACGCCATGACGGTGCCAACCCGGGGCCTGGGTTTCAAGAGCGGCCAGATAAACAGGATTCGCTTTCAGATGGAGCTAAGCCAAGCTGCCGCCGAGGGGACCATGTGGGGGCACTACACCGACCTGAAACTGCAGCTGCTTAACCGCCAGAACAAGCCGGGGTTGCTGCACCGCGCCGGGACTTCCCTGGTCAACGGCATTTTTATTCGGGACAACAACCCCCGACGGCCCGGGCAGCCGCTGCAGTCGGGGCGGATGAGTTCGGGTCGGGAGCGGCGTTTTTCGGTGTTTTCGCTGTGGCGGCAGGGGCTGGTGAGCGGCTTGCTGAACAGTGCCGGAGTACCCTCGGGGCTGGCCAAAAAACTCAGTGAAGGAGAATAGCCCGTTACGCTGCCGGGGCAAAAGCCGGGGGAGCATAACGGGCTATCAGGCAATGATGTGAGCAGGCTCTAGAACTTCACCCGGGCAATGGTGAATACCGATACGGGCGGGTTCTGGCTGGCCTGCAAAGCGTTGAGGTTGGAGTACAGCACGTAGCTGTCGGCACCCTCACGGCGGGCCAGGGTAGTAGGGTACTGCGGCGGCGTGCTGAACGTACCCGATACCGTCGCCGTGGCCCAGGCATCGGCCGAGGTGAGTCGGTACACTTTAGCCTGGGCGTTGGTTACCACCTGCAGCGTATTGTTATCCTGCAGCAGCAGGCCATCGGCACCCATCAGATTTTGGGCACTGGCTACCTTGGTGAAAGCCGTGGGGTTGGTCAGCGGGACCTTGAACAGCACGCCTTCGTTGGATTTAGCCACCAGCAGGTACCCATCCGGATGGTACACAATACCATTGAGGCCAAAAGCTCCGGCCGGCGCGGCCAACTGCGCATTTTCCAGAAAAATGGTAGCCACACCCTGCACATCCACTTTGTAGATGATAGGAGAAAAACTGTCGGTGACGTACGCGTTGCCCTGGGCATCCACGGCAATATCATTGGCAAAATGGTTCTGCCCGGGGCGCAGGGCCCCCAAGTCGGTGTAGCTGAGGCGCTGGCCGTTGGCCCGGTTGAAGCTGGCCAGACCGGCTAGCTTGCGCTGGGTAGCGGTAGAAGTACGCGCCGTGTTATAGCCCGGGTCAGACACGGCCACCAGCAGCCGGTTACGGCCCTCATCCAGACGCATCCCGATGGTGGAAATCAGCACGGCATCGTCGGCAAACTGCGTATAGGTGCCGTCGTCCTTCACCTGCCCGATGGCCCCGCGCGTTTGGGAACTCACGAAAAAGCGGTTGTCGGTGGCATCGTACTGCACGCCTTCGGGGTAGAGGCCCGCCTGCGTAAAAGCCACCGCGTCGGGCACGCCGGGGGAGGTGGTTTCATCGTCGTCATCGGAACAGGCAGGTGCCAGTAGGGCCGTAAGCAACAAGGCGGCCAGGGTGCGGACCGGAAAAACAGGAAGAGAAACAGGCATAACGCGGAATTGGATGTTGGTACATCCGTGCTTACGGCGTGCGTACGGCTTCGCCCGTGTAGAATTATGCCGACATAGGCGGCCCCGACACCTGTTGCTGCCGGAGCCAGTAGTAAGCCGTAGCCAGATCATCAAAGGATGCCACCGTGGGGTTGGCCAGGTACTGCACAATGGCTTCCGAGGCCCGGCGCTGCGGAAAAGTGGGAGCGTATACCCAGGCCATGTAGTGCAGGCCCGCGGTATGCATCGTCCGCAGCCAGCTAATACCCCATTCCGTTACCTGAAAAGATGGGTGCGTGATGTTGGTATTGTCGTTCAGGATTTTGGCGACGGGCCGCTGGCGTATCACCTCCAAAATCAGCAGGCAGCCCTGCCGCGTCGAGTCTTGGTTATGTACGCCCTGCCAGTTCACGTATAGCCACTGGTTGTCGTGGTCGTAGCTGATGGTTAGTTGTGGTAGTTCCAGAATAAGTTCGAGTTGCATAGAGGCAGGTAGAGCAGCAAGGGTGGGATACGGTAGTAGAACAAGCGGATAGCAGCTGGAAAAACGATAATCCGGCAGACCTTGTTGCCTGAAATACGGCCAGCTGCAACAAGTTTGGGGCTGATTATGTGTAGGAACACGAAATAATGCGCTAGGGGGAATAAATACGCGGCCTGTCTCCGATTAGATGTGTTTCCCTGCTACCTTGGAAAACCAAACCTGCCTCTTCCTGCACCGTATGAACCGCCGAATTTTCCTGCGTAACGGCTCCCTCGCCGGCCTCGCTCTCTCCACCGTTTCCCTTGCCGCCTGTTCCTCTGGCTCCGATAAGCCTGCCACGCCTGCTACTGATGCTGCTGCCAGTCCCGTCGCCGGTTTCGAGTTGCACGAAGCCACCGTGGCCGATTTGCAGGAGAAGATGAAAAGCGGTCAGCTTACGGCCCGCCGCATCACGGAACTGTACTTAGAGCGCATTAAACAGCTCGACAAAGCCGGCCCGAAACTCCATGCCGTGCTGGAAACCAACCCTGACGCCCTCAAGCTTGCCGATCAGCTGGATGAGGAGCGCAAAAGCGGCAAGCTGCGTGGCCCGCTGCACGGGATTCCGGTGCTCATCAAGGACAACATCAACACCGCCGATCAGCAGCAGACTACCGCCGGCTCCCTGGCCCTGGCCGGCCACAAGGCGCAACAGGATGCCTTTATTATCAAAAAGCTACGCGAAGCCGGGGCTATTGTGCTGGGCAAAACCAACCTGAGCGAATGGGCCAACTTCCGCTCCACGCGCAGCACCAGCGGCTGGAGCAGCCGGGGCGGTCAGACCAAAAACCCGTACATCCTCGACCGCACGCCCAGTGGTTCCAGCTCCGGCTCGGGCGTGGCGGCGGCGGCTAACTTCTGCGCTTTGGCCATCGGCACCGAAACAGATGGTTCCATTGTGTCGCCGGCCTCCTGCTGCGGGCTGGTGGGCTTCAAGCCGACGGTGGGCCTGTGGAGCCGCGCGGGCATCATCCCTATTTCCGCCACCCAGGACACGGCCGGCCCCATGACCCGCACCGTCCGCGACGCGGCTATTCTGCTGGGGGCGTTGGCCGGTGAGGACGCCGATGATGCCGTGACCAAGGAAAGCACCGGCAAAATTCAGTCCGATTACACGAAATTTCTGACGCCGAACGGCCTCAAAGGCAAACGCCTCGGGGTGGAGAAAGGCCACCTGAAAGGCTCCTCCGATGCCATTGCCCTGCTGCAAGCAGCCTTGGAAGTGCTGAAGGCCCAGGGTGCGACCATTGTGGAGGTAGAGGTGGAAAAGCAAACTGACCCGTTGGGGGAGGCTGAGTACGACGTGCTGCTCTACGAGTTCAAGGACGGCGTGAACAAGTACCTGGCCACGGCCGGCGCGGGCGTGAAAACCCTCTCGGATGTCATCCGCTTCAACACCGAAAACAAGCCCAAAGCCATGCCCTTCTTCCAGCAGGAAATTCTGGAAGCCTCCGAGAAGCTGGACGGCCTCAGCAGCCCCAAGTACCAGGCAGCGCTACGCAAGTCGCACCAGGGAGCCCGCGCTGCTCTAGATGGCGTGCTGCGCGAAAACAAGCTCGACGGCATCGTGGCCATTACCAACGCTCCCGCCCGTTGCATCGACCTGATTAACGGCGACGGAGGCGGCGGCCCGGGGTTTTCGTCGCCGGCGGCTATGGCGGGTTATCCGCACATTACGGTGCCCATGGGCCAGGCGCACGGCTTGCCGGTAGGCCTCTCCTTCGTGGGCGGCGCGTACCAGGAAGGCCCCTTGCTGACGTTGGCTTATGCGTACGAGCAGGCCTCGAAAAAGCGGGTTGCTCCGGAATTCAAGGCTCCGTTTGTGGGGTAGACGCACCCCGACAGCTGTAAGCGCAATACTCCGGGCCGGCGGCGCCTCGGGGCGGTAGTCCGACTACTGCCCCGAGGCGCCGCCGGCTGTGTTGGGTAGACTAACAAGGCGACGGAAAGAGCAGGTTTTTACTTGTTTTTTAAGTGTGCGGTATCAGCATCATGCTACTTGCTCAGGTGGGAGAAAGGAAGGAGAAGGGCGTTTCCCCGGGTGTGTCGTAGGTGTTTCGCTCACCGTAGCAGACAGGAAGGCCAGGAGTATCGGCCTTGGAAGTTTCGCTGGAAGCTGGCTTATTTGAGCCGTATATCCCTGACGTAAAGCTGCCTGTGGTAGCCTGTTTAGGGTTGTTTCTCCGCATTGATGCAGGATATAGCTGGCCCGATGGTACCTGCTTCCTGTTACCGCTGTCGGCCGGGCAGGCAGGCAGGCAGTTCTGACCCGCTCTTTCGAACACCCTACCACCACAACCTTTCTACACCCATGAAAAAACTCTATTCCTACGGGGTAGGTGCGGCCCTGCTGTTGGGCGGGCTGCCCACCCAGGCTCAGAACCGGCCCGCCGGCCCGGCGTATTCTCTTGGTACCACCCAGGCCCTGGTGCAGCAGCTCGAAACCCAGGTTGCCGCCGATGCCGCCCGCCGCCAGAGCCCCACGGTGGGATTGCAAGTATCGGCCACCAAAACCTTTACCGGCAAAGTCAACTTCCGTCAGAACCTCAGCAAAACCGGGGAATACGTGGTGGGGGAAATCCAGGATGTACCCAATTCCTCCTTCTTTCTGCGGATTGAAGGCGCAACCGTGGAAGGCAATATCCTGCTGAAAAACACGAAGCAGGCCTACCGATATTCGGCTGATAAGGAGGGCAGGGTGATAGTGCAGGAGGTGGATATCGACAAGGTTATCTGCATTGACTACAACAAGCCCGTGGGCTACCGTGACCCAGTGCCCACGCCCGCTACGGCCAACCGGGCGGCAGTAGTTTCGCTGCAGAGCTACCCCGGTGCCCGGGGCTGCATCATGCTCGACTTTGATGGGTATTACGTGCCGGCCGGTGGCCGCTGGAACAACGGCAACCCCATTAACGCGGCCGGCTCCGGCATGAGCGACGCCGCCATTCAGGAGTTCTGGGAGGTAG containing:
- a CDS encoding M61 family metallopeptidase — translated: MNPIFRSATLAALLGLAAPALAKGPKELTYTVSMDPATNSNAFQVKLELPKLKKDQAIYQFAATAPGTYQVMDMGRFVSNFQAFDEKGKPLEVKQLNTNQYQLSQPDKTREIRYTIAETWDTPVKEHNIYRMCGSSLEIDHALLNGQTLLGYPQGMQAAPLRLKLQYPSGWKAGSVLQADKDGYYHLQDYDHAVDSPILLGRLTEANTKLGNADVALYCYSATDKVQAEPLLGYMQKMLTAAQSFFGGQLPVQRYAFLYHFADRSAGAWEHSYSSEYVLPEQPLTPESAQGVVDIAAHEFFHVMTPLNIHSEVIEQFNFVQPTGSEHLWLYEGTTEWASHMMQLRGGLVPLDDYLSTLHDKVQYDRTRTDTTYSLSRLGLNSFSDEGQRQYGNIYQRGALTAGLLDLRLLELSGGKRGLRDVLLQLAKQYGPNKPFSEKTFFEDFTKLTYPEIGDFFKRYVQNAEPLPLAEYYAKVGVNYQPIVHTGKQVATVGAIGLAPREANVYFTRVTGPVAAAGVQVGDQLVAVDGVRNDFTGLRRAGSRAPGSELPLTISRSGQEQTVRVKLGSTEEVKRYVFTQNPTATAAQLALREAWLKNL
- a CDS encoding helix-turn-helix domain-containing protein, with the translated sequence MPTTAIPKKILARQYEITADFTRLVHAHVDDLVAGRATEALEIRDFAGQLCIHPTHLSNTLKLTTGEAPCAIYERKLVAESKALLLDPRLSVAEVAARLTYDPSNFTKFFKHFVGTTPRQYREELWAVQRESSAA
- a CDS encoding SDR family NAD(P)-dependent oxidoreductase, with amino-acid sequence MSTSKIALVTGGSRGLGKNMALSLAGKGIDVILTYHSKKDEADAVVAEIEAQGRKAAALQLDASDTTSFDGFFDQVKAALQATFSTDTFDFLINNAGTALYAMFADTTEAQFDEMVNVHLKGPFFLTQKALPLLNDSGRIINISSGLARFSNPGSSAYASMKGAIEVLTRYQAKELGTRGIAVNTVAPGAIETDFGGGMVRDNKQINDHLAGATALGRVGLPDDIGPVVAFLCTEDAKWVNAQRLEASGGMFI
- a CDS encoding 2'-5' RNA ligase family protein, whose amino-acid sequence is MLAITSLLNAQNADRINRLIKSLESEFGLDDVQATPDPHITYQLAGVRKLSALKQVLRDVARHTQPFVAHTTGLGVFPGPNPVIYIPVLRSDALNHLHRRVLRATAPLCLRTDKFSGPDCWLPHISLALHDTTPELLGPVMQYLNHQTFNLKLAVTNLAILREEGEQFVPEKIFSFEGHKHEPAPSLFEASK
- a CDS encoding SMP-30/gluconolactonase/LRE family protein, whose product is MPVSLPVFPVRTLAALLLTALLAPACSDDDDETTSPGVPDAVAFTQAGLYPEGVQYDATDNRFFVSSQTRGAIGQVKDDGTYTQFADDAVLISTIGMRLDEGRNRLLVAVSDPGYNTARTSTATQRKLAGLASFNRANGQRLSYTDLGALRPGQNHFANDIAVDAQGNAYVTDSFSPIIYKVDVQGVATIFLENAQLAAPAGAFGLNGIVYHPDGYLLVAKSNEGVLFKVPLTNPTAFTKVASAQNLMGADGLLLQDNNTLQVVTNAQAKVYRLTSADAWATATVSGTFSTPPQYPTTLARREGADSYVLYSNLNALQASQNPPVSVFTIARVKF
- a CDS encoding amidase, with the translated sequence MNRRIFLRNGSLAGLALSTVSLAACSSGSDKPATPATDAAASPVAGFELHEATVADLQEKMKSGQLTARRITELYLERIKQLDKAGPKLHAVLETNPDALKLADQLDEERKSGKLRGPLHGIPVLIKDNINTADQQQTTAGSLALAGHKAQQDAFIIKKLREAGAIVLGKTNLSEWANFRSTRSTSGWSSRGGQTKNPYILDRTPSGSSSGSGVAAAANFCALAIGTETDGSIVSPASCCGLVGFKPTVGLWSRAGIIPISATQDTAGPMTRTVRDAAILLGALAGEDADDAVTKESTGKIQSDYTKFLTPNGLKGKRLGVEKGHLKGSSDAIALLQAALEVLKAQGATIVEVEVEKQTDPLGEAEYDVLLYEFKDGVNKYLATAGAGVKTLSDVIRFNTENKPKAMPFFQQEILEASEKLDGLSSPKYQAALRKSHQGARAALDGVLRENKLDGIVAITNAPARCIDLINGDGGGGPGFSSPAAMAGYPHITVPMGQAHGLPVGLSFVGGAYQEGPLLTLAYAYEQASKKRVAPEFKAPFVG